In Panacibacter ginsenosidivorans, the following proteins share a genomic window:
- a CDS encoding HsdM family class I SAM-dependent methyltransferase — translation MNNQFKKIMQAYKEDELLFNRIIVSSFVKANKLVVTNNKLIKSLLLKEGNSATLLPETNFKFGFDELIEAFELAIPNEDKVINGAVYTPNYIKNFIIKKCISKIKKPLNNCLVADISCGCGAFLYTYALHLHEERGKLYSEIFRDNIYGLDISKHSIERTEILLSLLAISSGEDEKSYQFNLFAVNALDFDWYKSSSRIKANEGFDLIIGNPPYVRSKNIDEPSRVLLSKWSVTNSGNTDLYIPFFEIGLNLLNKQGVLGYITVNSFFKSVNARLLRKYFQDNRFGLTIIDFGDEKIFGNKSTYSCICIVTKEESSSVLFIKQKSIDLNNPISNYNSIPYITLNSKKGWLLNDKKIVENIKKIEGCGSPLGELYKIRNGIATLSNDIYIFKPIAEDENYFYLLQDEKKFKIEKAICRDIIKPNILKFEHEIPTVKEKLIYPYTNGISPFSLMPEKILSKSFPKTFKYLSENRETLEKRDKGEGEYPAWYAFGRTQALTDKGFKLLFPYMAKLPHFVFTADKSLLIYCGYAIFGSSADELMTLKKILQSSIFHYYMQNTSKPYSAGYLSYAKNYVKNFGVCELKIEEKNFLLNVESVREVDEFLMDKYKINIPKDKLIKSVPLEI, via the coding sequence ATGAATAATCAATTCAAAAAGATAATGCAGGCTTATAAAGAGGATGAATTACTCTTTAACAGGATTATCGTTTCTTCTTTTGTAAAAGCTAATAAATTAGTTGTTACAAATAATAAGCTAATAAAGTCTCTTCTTTTGAAGGAAGGGAACAGTGCCACGTTGTTGCCTGAAACAAATTTTAAGTTTGGCTTTGATGAATTGATTGAAGCATTTGAATTAGCAATTCCTAACGAAGACAAAGTAATTAATGGAGCAGTTTATACGCCAAACTATATCAAAAACTTTATAATAAAAAAATGCATCTCAAAAATTAAAAAGCCATTAAATAACTGTTTGGTAGCTGACATATCTTGTGGTTGTGGCGCATTCCTATATACCTATGCCCTTCACTTACATGAAGAAAGAGGAAAACTTTATTCTGAAATATTTCGTGACAATATTTATGGGTTAGATATTAGCAAACATAGCATTGAACGAACTGAAATATTATTGTCATTGTTAGCAATATCTTCTGGTGAGGATGAAAAAAGTTATCAGTTCAATTTATTTGCGGTCAATGCACTGGATTTTGATTGGTATAAATCTTCATCAAGAATAAAAGCTAATGAAGGTTTTGATTTAATCATTGGCAATCCACCTTATGTCCGTTCAAAAAATATAGACGAGCCGTCAAGAGTTTTATTATCAAAATGGTCAGTTACTAATTCAGGCAACACAGATTTGTATATCCCCTTTTTTGAAATTGGTTTAAACCTTTTGAATAAGCAAGGAGTTTTAGGTTATATCACAGTTAATTCATTCTTTAAAAGTGTAAATGCTCGCCTTCTTAGAAAATATTTTCAGGATAACCGATTTGGTCTTACAATCATAGACTTTGGAGATGAGAAAATCTTTGGCAATAAGTCAACATACAGTTGCATTTGTATTGTTACGAAAGAAGAGAGTTCTTCCGTCTTATTTATTAAGCAGAAAAGTATTGATTTAAATAATCCAATCTCTAACTACAATTCTATCCCTTACATAACCTTAAATTCAAAAAAGGGATGGTTACTAAACGATAAGAAAATAGTTGAGAACATTAAGAAGATTGAAGGTTGTGGTAGTCCTTTAGGTGAGCTGTATAAGATCAGAAACGGTATCGCCACTTTGAGCAATGATATATACATATTCAAACCCATAGCTGAAGATGAAAACTATTTTTACTTACTTCAAGATGAGAAAAAATTTAAGATAGAAAAAGCTATTTGTAGAGACATCATCAAACCCAATATTCTAAAATTTGAGCATGAAATACCCACAGTAAAAGAAAAACTTATTTACCCTTATACAAATGGTATTTCACCATTTTCCCTTATGCCTGAAAAGATATTGTCGAAGAGCTTTCCTAAAACATTCAAATATCTTTCAGAAAATCGAGAAACCTTAGAAAAAAGAGATAAGGGTGAAGGTGAATACCCAGCCTGGTATGCCTTCGGCAGGACACAAGCACTGACGGATAAAGGGTTTAAATTGCTTTTTCCTTATATGGCGAAGTTGCCTCATTTTGTTTTTACTGCCGATAAAAGTTTACTTATTTATTGCGGGTATGCCATTTTTGGAAGTTCAGCCGACGAACTAATGACGTTAAAGAAAATACTTCAATCGAGCATATTTCATTATTATATGCAGAATACAAGCAAGCCCTATTCAGCTGGTTACTTGTCGTATGCTAAGAATTATGTAAAAAACTTTGGTGTGTGTGAATTGAAGATTGAAGAGAAGAACTTTTTATTGAACGTTGAAAGTGTGAGAGAGGTTGATGAGTTTTTAATGGATAAATACAAGATAAATATCCCCAAAGACAAACTTATTAAATCTGTACCGTTAGAAATCTGA
- a CDS encoding Eco57I restriction-modification methylase domain-containing protein yields MTSAERLETLKKLVSEYKVFKEAGKLDLTSEETIRTWLNPLLQIFNWDVRDTSQILQEKVLSKEEKEKLKEIGSQNTRPDYTFKLAKQKLTFLDAKDISVNIKDDGVAAFQIKSYGWSIIAPCAFISNFEEFAIYDCTYVPEQGQDPVLGRVYLTIDEYIEKFDLLETHLLKENIYSGKLNELYSSTLSDNKLVVKISPDLKFAQQLSDFRLKLADNILNNNKDYIQDNSENLSYIVQVIINRILFVRVCEARKIEEEGLLLSFKEAGFWEQFKNSSYFNFYDHYDGPLFERIDSIHSIIIDDNVFDSLLIYLYYPSPYRFDVIPTKLLSDIYEIFLSRKLLIENDEVKDEIKSEYSKTKGAVSTPQFIVQEVIQKTIHRDVIIANGIENILSIKVLDIACGSGVFAIETYDYLEELFKDLYISTGNADFSKYFIETNSETVLNLLGKKAIIENCIFGVDIDPEAVEVTKMSLSLKIVDAAEYAEAYNEIGIFGSKILNGIGNNIRCGNSLVENDILEMYPALEDDEEELLKTNIFDWSEEHGFKEIFEDHEGFDYIVGNPPYVEVKNYNVELPHMHAYIKDKFASSQNGKIDLAIPFIEKALTLLNPAGRLGFVIQKRFFKTDYGKKIREIISNGKLLSLISDFETTTIFKDRITYVAILILDKTGPEDFKYKLYKNKLETLASEVRETAISQYVDLPASTISANPWSFDDTELIAIKSRLLALGTLGNYAKVRVGVQVLWDRAYHIRALSIKKGIISGKTHLEKAFEIEVDACRPLIANENFYPYKVADPDLFVIFPYDVEDGEVTAIKFSEFKKRYPLAGAYLTRNKKTIQENVEHYNDDEYWHLYTRANNHGATYAKVLVPMTSLDTFASVTFSDKIYCDNANMFFIDIPNKEEVYLYALSAVINSTVYSVLARSIANPQQSGYFKFNKQFLEPVPFPAETFRDNEALINEVAAIAKKIETAQNKYLGGSPLQQRTYGKALTKLWSDLDNKVFEMYGLSDDDINFFRAKGRSVNRIDILKG; encoded by the coding sequence ATGACTTCAGCTGAAAGACTGGAAACTTTAAAAAAATTAGTTTCTGAATACAAAGTATTCAAGGAAGCTGGGAAACTGGACTTGACTTCAGAAGAAACTATACGTACATGGCTGAACCCTTTATTACAAATTTTTAATTGGGATGTTAGGGATACTTCACAAATTCTGCAAGAGAAAGTTTTATCCAAAGAGGAAAAAGAAAAGCTGAAAGAAATTGGCTCGCAAAATACCCGTCCCGATTATACTTTCAAATTAGCCAAACAAAAACTTACTTTTCTTGATGCAAAAGATATTTCTGTAAATATTAAAGATGATGGGGTTGCTGCTTTTCAAATTAAATCTTACGGCTGGTCAATCATAGCGCCGTGTGCATTTATATCAAACTTTGAAGAATTTGCAATTTATGATTGTACGTATGTACCAGAGCAGGGACAAGACCCGGTTTTAGGTAGAGTATATCTTACAATAGATGAATACATCGAGAAGTTTGATTTGCTGGAAACTCATCTCCTAAAAGAGAACATCTATTCCGGTAAACTGAATGAATTATATTCTTCAACTCTTTCTGATAATAAACTTGTTGTAAAAATTTCACCTGACCTAAAATTTGCACAGCAACTTTCAGATTTCCGGTTAAAATTAGCAGATAACATACTAAACAACAATAAAGACTATATACAGGATAACTCTGAAAATCTTAGTTACATTGTTCAAGTAATAATTAATAGAATACTTTTTGTTCGTGTCTGTGAAGCAAGGAAAATAGAAGAAGAAGGGCTTCTACTTTCCTTTAAAGAAGCCGGTTTTTGGGAACAGTTTAAAAACTCATCTTATTTCAATTTTTATGACCACTACGATGGTCCTTTATTCGAGAGAATAGATAGCATACACAGTATTATTATAGATGACAATGTTTTTGACAGCCTTTTGATTTACTTGTATTATCCATCTCCTTATCGTTTTGATGTAATACCGACAAAACTTCTTAGTGATATTTATGAAATCTTCTTGTCAAGAAAATTGTTAATTGAAAACGATGAAGTAAAAGATGAGATCAAAAGCGAATATTCCAAAACTAAGGGAGCAGTAAGTACACCTCAATTTATAGTTCAGGAAGTTATTCAAAAAACCATTCATAGGGATGTGATCATTGCCAATGGTATAGAAAATATCCTAAGTATAAAGGTGCTTGATATTGCTTGTGGAAGTGGCGTTTTTGCAATCGAAACATACGATTACCTTGAAGAGCTTTTTAAGGATCTGTATATTTCTACAGGTAATGCAGACTTCAGTAAATATTTTATCGAAACCAATTCAGAAACCGTTCTCAACTTATTAGGCAAAAAAGCAATAATAGAAAATTGCATTTTCGGAGTGGATATTGATCCCGAAGCTGTGGAAGTAACAAAAATGTCTTTGTCACTTAAAATTGTTGATGCAGCAGAATATGCGGAAGCCTATAATGAGATAGGTATTTTTGGTAGCAAAATTCTTAATGGTATAGGCAACAACATACGGTGCGGTAATTCTCTTGTTGAAAATGATATTCTTGAAATGTACCCTGCTCTTGAAGATGATGAAGAAGAGCTCTTGAAAACAAATATTTTTGACTGGTCAGAAGAACATGGTTTCAAAGAGATATTTGAGGATCATGAAGGGTTCGATTATATAGTTGGTAATCCACCTTACGTAGAGGTGAAGAACTATAATGTTGAGCTACCTCACATGCACGCATATATCAAAGACAAGTTCGCTTCCTCTCAAAATGGCAAAATTGATTTGGCTATTCCTTTCATTGAAAAAGCACTTACCTTATTAAATCCAGCTGGCAGATTAGGTTTTGTAATTCAAAAACGTTTTTTCAAAACTGATTACGGTAAAAAAATCAGGGAAATAATTTCCAATGGTAAACTGCTATCGTTGATTTCTGACTTTGAAACAACTACAATCTTCAAAGACCGGATAACCTATGTTGCAATACTTATTCTGGATAAAACAGGTCCTGAAGATTTCAAATACAAGTTGTATAAAAACAAGCTGGAAACACTTGCCTCTGAAGTCCGAGAAACTGCGATAAGTCAATATGTCGATCTACCAGCAAGTACTATTTCTGCTAATCCGTGGAGCTTTGATGATACAGAATTGATTGCAATTAAATCAAGGTTGCTGGCATTAGGTACGTTAGGCAATTATGCAAAGGTTAGAGTAGGTGTACAGGTATTATGGGACCGAGCTTACCACATTCGGGCACTCTCGATTAAGAAAGGAATAATAAGTGGGAAAACACATCTTGAAAAAGCTTTTGAAATTGAAGTAGATGCTTGTCGTCCACTTATTGCAAACGAAAACTTCTATCCTTACAAAGTCGCTGATCCCGACTTATTTGTCATTTTCCCTTACGATGTAGAAGATGGTGAGGTAACCGCAATAAAATTCAGCGAGTTTAAGAAAAGGTATCCATTAGCTGGCGCATATCTTACGAGGAATAAGAAGACAATACAAGAGAACGTCGAACATTATAATGACGATGAGTATTGGCACTTATATACCAGGGCAAACAATCACGGAGCAACTTACGCAAAAGTCTTAGTGCCAATGACATCATTGGACACATTTGCATCCGTAACATTCTCTGATAAGATTTACTGTGATAATGCGAATATGTTTTTCATTGATATTCCTAACAAGGAAGAAGTCTATCTATATGCGTTATCAGCGGTAATTAATTCAACAGTTTATTCTGTCTTAGCACGTTCAATTGCTAATCCTCAACAGAGTGGTTATTTTAAGTTTAATAAGCAATTTCTTGAACCAGTTCCTTTTCCAGCGGAAACATTTAGAGATAACGAGGCTCTGATTAATGAAGTTGCGGCAATTGCGAAAAAAATAGAGACTGCACAAAATAAATATTTAGGTGGCTCGCCATTGCAGCAAAGAACCTATGGTAAAGCACTAACGAAGCTGTGGAGCGATTTAGATAACAAAGTGTTTGAGATGTACGGGTTATCAGATGATGACATAAATTTCTTTCGGGCAAAAGGTAGAAGTGTAAACAGAATAGATATTCTAAAAGGTTAA
- a CDS encoding helix-turn-helix domain-containing protein — protein MNYFGVRIKQLREERGLLQKHIASKLDIDTPMLSKIERGERRAKKEQIFVLADILKVLPTDLLTLWLADQVYEIVKDEDVALKAIQVAEEEVRYHSKKKN, from the coding sequence GTGAACTATTTTGGTGTCAGAATTAAGCAGTTGAGAGAAGAAAGAGGCTTGCTACAGAAGCATATAGCTTCTAAGTTAGACATTGATACCCCAATGCTTAGTAAAATTGAACGAGGGGAGCGGAGGGCAAAAAAGGAGCAAATTTTTGTTCTTGCGGATATTTTGAAAGTCCTCCCCACCGATTTATTGACCTTATGGTTAGCAGACCAGGTTTATGAAATAGTGAAGGATGAGGATGTTGCATTAAAGGCAATACAAGTTGCAGAAGAAGAAGTAAGGTATCATTCAAAAAAGAAAAATTAA
- a CDS encoding DUF3987 domain-containing protein, whose amino-acid sequence MASATIFKGFNNPVENTSLIILTKQIKEGKFKEEVERVTALAQHGNKDEADKLKKQLLAFTPSGTFEGGRKMEFLIQYSQFIILDLDKLTPEQLQAAFDKAAANPYTFCCFRSPSGNGLKILIEVTSTQEHHEQAYKQVADHYELQTGLPIDRSGKDITRLCFVSYDPQAYRTINNEKFPVIINGTVQKESQEPTPAKQVVATPEEANEFALAFEMQINFTNQKSEYGPNNRNNYIYLLASNCNRAGIPEQDTLQLCLQRFDLDAKEVTTSVRSAYNYHTNEFAKFANVAKLQTDKEQNTEDYLKNTPSIPAELYNQMPEILKQGALAFMDERERDVFLTGALGILSGCLPNVKGIYAQQEVFPNLFTFAIAPAASGKGALKFAKQLADEYHTQVLNASKEADALYQQQEAAHKQALRNCKRGETVNEELPVKPAFKVVYIPANTSYAKILSHLEQNEGTGIICETEADTLGNVFKQEWGSYSDMLRKSFHHERLSSSRKTNNEFTEVNNPCLSIALSGTPNQVTGLIASAEDGLFSRFLFYAFKVEQLWKDVSPYGSHVNLTDHFRNLSLQVYSLVKFLKMGETNVTLSKSQWQQLNQCCTTWLQDITTFTSEDAASIVKRLGLILYRMAMLFTAVRKFENAEAAEQVQCTDTDFDTALRLTEIFMQHSILMFNNLPKQQNATVFQTGDNKRKFFEALPKEFTRAEAVELGKQHKLSPRSVDDLLHNATPGILTKLKAGHYQKI is encoded by the coding sequence ATGGCATCAGCTACAATATTTAAAGGGTTCAATAATCCTGTAGAAAATACATCACTCATCATACTTACCAAGCAGATAAAAGAAGGTAAGTTCAAAGAAGAAGTAGAAAGAGTTACTGCTTTAGCACAACACGGCAATAAAGATGAAGCCGACAAGCTCAAAAAGCAACTATTGGCTTTCACTCCATCCGGCACTTTTGAAGGTGGCAGAAAAATGGAGTTCCTAATACAGTACAGCCAATTCATAATACTTGACCTGGACAAACTTACACCGGAACAATTGCAGGCTGCTTTTGACAAAGCCGCTGCAAATCCTTACACCTTTTGCTGCTTTCGCAGCCCAAGCGGTAACGGTTTAAAAATTCTCATTGAAGTAACCAGCACACAGGAACACCATGAGCAGGCATACAAGCAGGTTGCGGACCATTACGAGCTACAAACAGGCTTACCCATTGACCGTTCAGGCAAGGACATTACACGGCTTTGCTTCGTCTCTTATGATCCACAAGCCTACCGCACAATCAACAACGAAAAATTTCCGGTAATCATTAACGGTACAGTGCAAAAAGAAAGTCAGGAGCCAACACCTGCAAAGCAGGTTGTTGCCACACCTGAAGAAGCAAACGAGTTTGCTTTAGCCTTTGAAATGCAAATCAATTTCACCAATCAAAAATCAGAGTATGGACCAAACAATCGCAACAATTACATTTATCTTCTGGCATCTAATTGTAACCGTGCCGGTATTCCCGAGCAGGACACTTTGCAACTTTGTTTGCAAAGGTTTGATCTCGATGCTAAAGAAGTAACTACTTCGGTTCGCAGTGCCTACAACTACCACACGAACGAGTTTGCAAAGTTTGCAAACGTTGCAAAGCTGCAAACAGACAAAGAGCAAAACACGGAAGACTATTTAAAAAACACCCCTTCTATTCCCGCAGAATTATACAACCAAATGCCTGAAATACTAAAGCAGGGTGCTTTAGCATTTATGGATGAAAGAGAAAGAGACGTTTTCCTAACAGGAGCTTTGGGTATCCTTAGCGGATGCCTGCCAAACGTAAAAGGCATCTATGCACAACAGGAAGTTTTTCCAAACCTGTTCACCTTCGCTATCGCTCCGGCTGCAAGTGGAAAGGGAGCTTTGAAGTTTGCAAAGCAACTGGCAGACGAATACCACACACAGGTTTTAAATGCAAGTAAAGAAGCAGATGCACTTTACCAGCAACAGGAAGCAGCCCACAAACAGGCATTGCGAAATTGCAAGAGAGGTGAAACAGTAAATGAAGAACTACCTGTAAAACCTGCTTTCAAAGTGGTTTACATTCCTGCCAATACCAGCTATGCTAAAATCCTTTCTCATCTTGAACAGAATGAAGGCACAGGCATTATTTGCGAAACCGAGGCAGACACATTAGGTAATGTGTTCAAACAGGAATGGGGTTCTTATTCCGACATGCTTCGCAAGTCTTTTCACCACGAAAGGCTTTCCAGCAGTCGCAAAACAAACAACGAGTTTACAGAAGTAAACAACCCTTGCCTTTCAATTGCATTGTCAGGCACACCCAACCAGGTAACAGGATTAATTGCTTCAGCCGAAGACGGTTTATTCAGCCGCTTTCTTTTCTATGCTTTCAAAGTAGAACAGCTTTGGAAAGATGTTTCGCCTTACGGCTCACATGTAAATCTTACAGATCATTTCAGAAACTTATCATTGCAGGTTTACAGTCTGGTTAAGTTCTTAAAAATGGGTGAGACTAATGTAACCTTATCTAAAAGTCAATGGCAGCAACTAAACCAATGTTGCACTACATGGCTACAGGACATAACCACATTCACCAGCGAAGATGCAGCCAGTATTGTAAAACGCTTAGGGCTTATCCTGTATCGCATGGCTATGCTGTTTACAGCCGTAAGAAAATTTGAAAATGCAGAGGCAGCAGAGCAGGTACAATGCACAGATACAGACTTTGATACAGCATTGCGGTTAACAGAAATTTTCATGCAGCACAGCATCTTAATGTTCAATAATCTGCCCAAGCAGCAAAACGCTACGGTTTTTCAAACCGGCGACAACAAACGCAAATTCTTTGAAGCCCTGCCAAAAGAATTTACCAGGGCAGAGGCAGTAGAATTAGGCAAGCAACACAAACTTTCTCCCCGGTCGGTTGACGACCTCCTGCACAATGCCACTCCGGGCATTCTTACCAAACTAAAGGCAGGTCATTATCAGAAGATATAG
- a CDS encoding helix-turn-helix domain-containing protein produces MAQIIFSEEAYQEIVRRLTRLEAMLKLKQGDPEDVFVDNQEFLQIMNVSKRTAQAWRDQKVIAFSQVGNKIYYRMGDIMKLLEKNRIEANQ; encoded by the coding sequence ATGGCACAAATCATTTTTTCAGAAGAAGCCTATCAGGAAATAGTACGACGCCTTACAAGGTTGGAAGCAATGCTAAAGCTAAAGCAGGGAGACCCGGAAGATGTGTTTGTAGATAATCAGGAGTTCTTGCAGATCATGAATGTCAGCAAGCGAACAGCCCAGGCATGGAGAGATCAAAAAGTAATTGCTTTCTCACAGGTCGGTAACAAAATCTATTACCGGATGGGCGACATAATGAAGCTCTTGGAGAAGAACCGGATAGAAGCAAATCAATAA
- a CDS encoding helix-turn-helix domain-containing protein, with translation MSNETLILEKLSQIEQKLQEQNILQKAVLNLNEAATYLEVSPSHLYKLTSTRQIPHFCPQGKKLYFNRTELDAWLQRNRQTTNEEIEKQATNYVIKKGRA, from the coding sequence ATGTCAAACGAAACATTAATTCTCGAAAAGCTCTCACAGATAGAGCAAAAATTACAGGAGCAAAACATCCTGCAAAAAGCAGTATTAAATCTCAATGAAGCTGCCACTTACTTAGAAGTAAGTCCTTCCCACCTGTACAAACTAACCAGTACAAGACAGATCCCACATTTCTGCCCACAGGGTAAGAAACTCTATTTCAACAGAACCGAGCTGGATGCCTGGTTACAAAGAAACCGGCAGACCACTAACGAAGAAATAGAGAAACAGGCAACCAATTATGTGATCAAAAAAGGGAGGGCTTAA
- a CDS encoding DUF6617 family protein: MELPVFDNIIFGTLQPWQVVNQNEQTFYDLLRTCKSDIPKTVQDLNKKLQCLLRDQPNLYKATTGNNSDPLPEPFYQIALPRHFNATTEFYSLLMQCTALQFMYELTNSIQQTTHDTEAYYIINSTLEKIKYLAAGAASELQRQTLTDTPNYQTANSLSADETVKRNTHFILYSAKQVTTRIFFEVQERFKSHVRAVETEEQFYLHTIKETAPAQTVLTPTLAYYSWQVEQLINSNDFSLDDAKSLLTQLYAFTQTDPQLKIIQTALENFIFSNLFEIQVDGNNVADFAKTETTNALFKEVKEDTEKLIARLDKGYKRLEVITAALDKITVVPEQDTQSALAKLHKWLQQQQAVLAAMLNEKFPVDTDEPETEEAKKAPKISFGFTGKEDKLKNVIIELCNKVELLNEDKTKPTELLSFLMNKDIKPGITPIYLNCETVQFRYIVDKLKNYFSNLTPTEIQKTECFYSKKANLIKAQNLYSNKIGAPKDQSTIDNIINQLQ; the protein is encoded by the coding sequence ATGGAGCTACCTGTATTTGATAACATAATCTTTGGAACATTGCAACCGTGGCAGGTCGTAAATCAGAATGAACAAACATTCTACGACCTGCTTCGTACTTGTAAGAGCGACATACCTAAAACGGTGCAGGACCTGAATAAAAAGTTACAATGCCTGCTTAGAGATCAGCCCAACTTATACAAGGCAACAACCGGCAACAATTCAGATCCCTTGCCCGAGCCATTTTATCAAATAGCATTGCCCAGGCATTTCAATGCAACAACAGAATTTTATTCATTGCTCATGCAATGCACAGCTTTGCAGTTTATGTACGAGCTGACTAATTCAATTCAGCAAACAACCCACGACACAGAAGCCTACTACATCATAAATTCAACCTTAGAAAAAATAAAATACCTGGCTGCTGGTGCAGCAAGTGAACTGCAGCGACAAACTTTAACTGACACTCCAAACTACCAGACTGCAAACAGTCTTTCGGCAGATGAAACAGTGAAGCGAAATACTCACTTCATTTTGTATTCCGCAAAGCAGGTTACAACGAGAATATTTTTTGAAGTACAGGAAAGGTTTAAGAGCCATGTTAGAGCAGTTGAAACCGAAGAACAGTTTTACCTGCACACAATTAAAGAAACTGCACCGGCACAAACTGTTTTAACCCCGACCCTTGCTTATTATTCCTGGCAAGTGGAGCAGCTAATAAACAGCAACGATTTTTCTTTAGACGATGCCAAAAGTTTGCTAACACAACTTTATGCATTCACACAAACTGACCCTCAGTTAAAAATTATTCAAACAGCTTTAGAAAATTTCATTTTCTCCAATTTATTTGAAATTCAGGTGGACGGCAACAACGTTGCAGACTTTGCCAAAACTGAAACAACGAACGCTTTGTTTAAGGAAGTGAAAGAAGATACAGAGAAACTAATTGCACGGCTTGACAAAGGTTACAAACGATTAGAAGTAATAACGGCAGCTTTAGACAAAATAACTGTTGTTCCTGAACAGGACACACAATCTGCATTAGCGAAGCTGCATAAATGGCTACAGCAACAACAAGCAGTATTAGCAGCGATGCTAAACGAAAAGTTTCCTGTTGATACAGATGAACCAGAAACAGAAGAAGCAAAGAAAGCTCCGAAAATTTCATTCGGCTTTACTGGCAAGGAAGACAAGCTAAAGAATGTAATCATTGAGCTTTGCAACAAAGTTGAACTGCTTAATGAAGACAAGACCAAACCAACAGAGTTGCTTTCGTTTCTTATGAACAAAGACATTAAGCCAGGCATTACACCCATCTATCTGAATTGTGAAACGGTGCAATTCCGCTACATAGTAGACAAACTAAAAAATTACTTCTCAAATCTTACTCCAACGGAGATACAGAAAACGGAATGCTTCTACTCCAAAAAAGCCAATCTTATAAAGGCTCAAAACCTTTACTCCAACAAAATAGGTGCTCCCAAAGACCAGTCAACAATTGACAACATTATTAATCAACTGCAATAA
- a CDS encoding site-specific integrase has translation MNVTLRQRQKGDKISLYLDYYEDGKRKYEYLKMYLFPTPEKGKLTKEQKKHNDDTLALAEAIKSKRHVQIKNEEFGFRDTEKVKGSFLAYFEMLTEKRKDSEGNWGNWSSTLKHLQEFAKFDITFKEIDKTWLEDFKYYLKHTARTKNKKPLLQNSQSSYYSKVTAALKEAVKAGIILTNPANQVDCIKPDDPNREFLTFEELQAAAKIECELPILKQAFIFSALTGLRWSDIKKLVWSEIQSSGDSNYIRFRQKKTKGAETLPISKQAFDLLGERGKPEEEIFEDLKYSAWNNLKLREWVMKAGITKHVTFHCARHTYATLQLNLGTDIYTVSKMLGHRHLKTTEVYAKVIDKRKQEAANRIQLEL, from the coding sequence ATGAATGTAACGCTTAGACAACGTCAGAAAGGCGACAAAATCAGCCTTTATCTTGACTACTACGAAGATGGTAAACGCAAGTATGAGTATTTAAAAATGTACTTGTTTCCTACACCTGAAAAGGGCAAGCTCACTAAAGAGCAGAAAAAACACAATGATGATACTTTGGCTTTAGCCGAAGCCATCAAGTCTAAGCGGCATGTTCAAATCAAGAACGAAGAATTTGGTTTCAGAGATACCGAAAAAGTGAAAGGCAGTTTTCTTGCTTACTTTGAAATGCTTACAGAAAAGAGAAAGGATAGTGAAGGCAATTGGGGCAACTGGAGCAGCACATTAAAGCACCTGCAAGAGTTTGCAAAGTTTGATATTACTTTCAAGGAGATAGATAAAACTTGGCTGGAAGATTTCAAATACTATTTGAAGCACACAGCCAGAACCAAAAACAAAAAGCCTCTATTACAAAACTCTCAATCTTCTTACTATAGCAAAGTAACAGCGGCTTTGAAAGAAGCTGTGAAAGCTGGCATCATTCTAACTAATCCGGCTAACCAGGTTGATTGCATAAAGCCTGATGATCCTAACAGAGAGTTTCTAACTTTTGAAGAACTGCAAGCCGCAGCCAAAATAGAATGTGAGCTTCCAATACTTAAACAGGCTTTTATTTTTTCAGCACTAACCGGGTTAAGATGGTCGGATATAAAAAAACTGGTTTGGTCAGAAATACAAAGCTCCGGTGATAGCAATTACATAAGGTTCAGGCAGAAGAAAACCAAAGGTGCAGAAACATTGCCCATATCAAAACAGGCTTTTGATTTATTAGGTGAAAGAGGCAAGCCGGAAGAAGAAATTTTTGAAGATTTAAAGTACAGTGCCTGGAATAACTTAAAGCTAAGGGAATGGGTGATGAAAGCAGGCATTACAAAGCATGTTACCTTCCATTGTGCAAGGCATACTTATGCTACATTGCAATTGAATTTGGGTACTGATATTTACACAGTCTCAAAAATGTTAGGGCACAGGCATTTAAAAACAACAGAGGTTTATGCAAAAGTGATTGATAAGAGGAAGCAGGAAGCAGCAAACCGTATTCAATTAGAACTATAG